In the genome of Raphanus sativus cultivar WK10039 chromosome 4, ASM80110v3, whole genome shotgun sequence, one region contains:
- the LOC108843647 gene encoding aspartic proteinase A2 isoform X2, with the protein MGEHSRTVAVCSLSVLLLLFLSASSESNDGTLRVSLKKLKLDPNHRLATRFGSKQEKAFRSSLNEFRSNNNYLGDAGDAGDADIVALKNYLDAQYYGEIAIGTPPQKFTVIFDTGSSNLWVPSGKCYFSLSCFFHAKYKSSRSSTYKKSGKRAAIHYGSGSVSGFFSYDAITVGDLIVKDQEFIEVTSEPGLTFLVAKFDGLLGLGFQEISVGNATPVWYNMLKQGLIKKPVFSFWLNRDPKSEEGGELVFGGVDPKHFKGEHTYVPVTQRGYWQFDMGEVLIAGKSTGYCGSGCSAIADSGTSLLAGPTALIAMINKAIGASGVVSQQCKTVVDQYGQTILDLLLAKAQPKKICSQIGLCTFDGTHGVSMGIESVVDNENTKSSSALRDAGCAPCEMAVVWIQSQLAQNMTQKRIVNYINDICERMPSPNGESAVDCSQLPKMPTVSFTIGGKVFDLAPEEYVLKIGEGSVAQCISGFTALDLPPPRGPLW; encoded by the exons AtgggagaacactcaagaactgTTGCGGTTTGTTCACTTTCTGTGTTGCTCTTGTTGTTTCTTTCCGCCTCTTCTGAGAGCAATGACGGAACACTCAGAGTCAGTCTGAAAAAACTGAAGTTGGATCCTAACCATCGACTTGCCACACGCTTTGGTTCAAAGCAAGAAAAGGCCTTTAGATCTTCTTTAAATGAGTTCCGTTCTAACAACAACTATCTTGGAGATGCTGGAGATGCTGGAGATGCTGACATCGTTGCGTTGAAGAATTACTTGGATGCTCAGTACTATGGTGAGATTGCTATTGGTACTCCACCGCAGAAGTTCACAGTGATTTTCGACACGGGAAGCTCTAACCTTTGGGTACCGTCCGGGAAATGTTATTTCTCG CTGTCTTGTTTCTTCCATGCCAAGTACAAGTCCTCGCGTTCTAGCACTTATAAAAAGAGTG GAAAACGTGCGGCAATCCATTACGGCTCTGGATCAGTCTCTGGTTTCTTCAGTTATGATGCTATCACGGTTGGTGATTTAATTGTCAAAGATCAG GAGTTTATTGAGGTAACCAGTGAGCCAGGTTTAACTTTCTTGGTGGCTAAGTTCGATGGTCTTCTTGGTCTTGGATTCCAAGAGATTTCTGTTGGAAACGCCACTCCTGTTTG GTACAATATGCTCAAGCAAGGTCTTATCAAGAAACCGGTCTTTTCATTTTGGCTTAACCGTGACCCAAAGAGTGAAGAAGGTGGTGAACTTGTATTTGGTGGTGTTGATCCAAAGCACTTCAAAGGTGAACACACATATGTTCCTGTAACACAAAGAGGTTACTGGCAG TTCGACATGGGTGAAGTTCTCATTGCTGGTAAATCTACCG ggTACTGCGGAAGTGGTTGTTCTGCAATAGCAGATTCTGGGACATCTTTACTTGCGGGGCCAACT GCTCTGATTGCCATGATAAACAAAGCTATTGGAGCATCTGGAGTTGTTAGCCAGCAATGCAAAACTGTTGTCGATCAGTATGGACAAACTATTTTGGATTTACTTTTAGCTAAG GCTCAACCAAAGAAGATCTGCTCACAGATTGGTCTTTGCACATTCGATGGCACCCATGGAGTCAG CATGGGGATTGAGTCGGTTGTGGACAACGAAAACACAAAATCATCTAGTGCTCTCCGAGATGCTGGTTGTGCCCCATGTGAAATGGCGGTTGTGTGGATACAGAGCCAGTTAGCGCAGAACATGACTCAAAAGCGTATTGTGAACTACATTAATGAC ATATGCGAACGCATGCCGAGTCCTAATGGAGAGTCCGCAGTTGACTGCTCACAACTCCCTAAAATGCCTACTGTTTCATTCACCATTGGAGGCAAAGTCTTTGATCTAGCGCCAGAAGAG TATGTACTGAAGATTGGAGAAGGATCAGTTGCACAATGCATCAGTGGCTTTACCGCGCTTGACTTGCCTCCACCTCGTGGACCTCTCTGGTAA
- the LOC108843647 gene encoding aspartic proteinase A2 isoform X1, producing the protein MGEHSRTVAVCSLSVLLLLFLSASSESNDGTLRVSLKKLKLDPNHRLATRFGSKQEKAFRSSLNEFRSNNNYLGDAGDAGDADIVALKNYLDAQYYGEIAIGTPPQKFTVIFDTGSSNLWVPSGKCYFSLSCFFHAKYKSSRSSTYKKSGKRAAIHYGSGSVSGFFSYDAITVGDLIVKDQEFIEVTSEPGLTFLVAKFDGLLGLGFQEISVGNATPVWYNMLKQGLIKKPVFSFWLNRDPKSEEGGELVFGGVDPKHFKGEHTYVPVTQRGYWQFDMGEVLIAGKSTGYCGSGCSAIADSGTSLLAGPTALIAMINKAIGASGVVSQQCKTVVDQYGQTILDLLLAKAQPKKICSQIGLCTFDGTHGVSMGIESVVDNENTKSSSALRDAGCAPCEMAVVWIQSQLAQNMTQKRIVNYINDICERMPSPNGESAVDCSQLPKMPTVSFTIGGKVFDLAPEEYVLKIGEGSVAQCISGFTALDLPPPRGPLWILGDVFMGRYHTVFDFGNEQVGFAEAA; encoded by the exons AtgggagaacactcaagaactgTTGCGGTTTGTTCACTTTCTGTGTTGCTCTTGTTGTTTCTTTCCGCCTCTTCTGAGAGCAATGACGGAACACTCAGAGTCAGTCTGAAAAAACTGAAGTTGGATCCTAACCATCGACTTGCCACACGCTTTGGTTCAAAGCAAGAAAAGGCCTTTAGATCTTCTTTAAATGAGTTCCGTTCTAACAACAACTATCTTGGAGATGCTGGAGATGCTGGAGATGCTGACATCGTTGCGTTGAAGAATTACTTGGATGCTCAGTACTATGGTGAGATTGCTATTGGTACTCCACCGCAGAAGTTCACAGTGATTTTCGACACGGGAAGCTCTAACCTTTGGGTACCGTCCGGGAAATGTTATTTCTCG CTGTCTTGTTTCTTCCATGCCAAGTACAAGTCCTCGCGTTCTAGCACTTATAAAAAGAGTG GAAAACGTGCGGCAATCCATTACGGCTCTGGATCAGTCTCTGGTTTCTTCAGTTATGATGCTATCACGGTTGGTGATTTAATTGTCAAAGATCAG GAGTTTATTGAGGTAACCAGTGAGCCAGGTTTAACTTTCTTGGTGGCTAAGTTCGATGGTCTTCTTGGTCTTGGATTCCAAGAGATTTCTGTTGGAAACGCCACTCCTGTTTG GTACAATATGCTCAAGCAAGGTCTTATCAAGAAACCGGTCTTTTCATTTTGGCTTAACCGTGACCCAAAGAGTGAAGAAGGTGGTGAACTTGTATTTGGTGGTGTTGATCCAAAGCACTTCAAAGGTGAACACACATATGTTCCTGTAACACAAAGAGGTTACTGGCAG TTCGACATGGGTGAAGTTCTCATTGCTGGTAAATCTACCG ggTACTGCGGAAGTGGTTGTTCTGCAATAGCAGATTCTGGGACATCTTTACTTGCGGGGCCAACT GCTCTGATTGCCATGATAAACAAAGCTATTGGAGCATCTGGAGTTGTTAGCCAGCAATGCAAAACTGTTGTCGATCAGTATGGACAAACTATTTTGGATTTACTTTTAGCTAAG GCTCAACCAAAGAAGATCTGCTCACAGATTGGTCTTTGCACATTCGATGGCACCCATGGAGTCAG CATGGGGATTGAGTCGGTTGTGGACAACGAAAACACAAAATCATCTAGTGCTCTCCGAGATGCTGGTTGTGCCCCATGTGAAATGGCGGTTGTGTGGATACAGAGCCAGTTAGCGCAGAACATGACTCAAAAGCGTATTGTGAACTACATTAATGAC ATATGCGAACGCATGCCGAGTCCTAATGGAGAGTCCGCAGTTGACTGCTCACAACTCCCTAAAATGCCTACTGTTTCATTCACCATTGGAGGCAAAGTCTTTGATCTAGCGCCAGAAGAG TATGTACTGAAGATTGGAGAAGGATCAGTTGCACAATGCATCAGTGGCTTTACCGCGCTTGACTTGCCTCCACCTCGTGGACCTCTCTG GATACTGGGAGATGTGTTTATGGGAAGATACCACACTGTCTTTGACTTCGGCAACGAGCAGGTTGGCTTCGCAGAAGCTGCCTAA